In Nocardioides sp. JS614, the sequence CTTCGCGTCGGGGACCGAGACCGAGCCGTCGAGCACCAACCGGACCAGGTGCTGGTCGAAGGTCTGCATGCCGGAGTAGGCGCCGTCGGAGACGATGTCCGGGATCGTGTCGGTGCGGTCCGGGTCGGCGACCGCCTCGGCGAGCCGCGGCGTGTTCACGGCGACCTCCATCGCGACGACCCGGCCCTGGCCGTCGGCGCGCGGCACCAGCCGCTGGCAGACGATGCCGCGCAGCGAGCCGGCGAGCCCGAGGCGTACCTGCTTCTGCTCATGCGGGGGGAAGAAGTCGATGATCCGGTTGACCGTCTCCTTGGCGTCCGTGGTGTGCAGCGTCGACATCACGAAGTGCCCGGTCTCGGCGGCCGCGAGCGCGGCCCGGACGGTGTCGGGGTCGCGCATCTCGCCGATCAGGATCACGTCCGGGTCCTGCCGCATCGCGGCCCGCAGCGCCACCGCCCAGTCGGCGGTGTCGGTGCCGAGCTCGCGCTGGTTGACCGCCGCGAGCTTGTCGCGGTGGATCACCTCGATCGGGTCCTCGATGGTGAGGATGTGCACGGGCCGGGCCTCGTTGATGGCGTCGACCATCGCCGCCAGGGTCGTGGTCTTGCCCGAGCCGGTCGGGCCGGTGACCAGCACCAGGCCGCGCGGCTCCAGGGCGAGGCGGTGGATCACCTCGGGCAGGGCCAGGTCCGCCAGCGAGCGCGGCTCGTCGCCCACCAGGCGCAACACGCACCCGACCGCCCCTCGTGACCGGAACGCGTTGACGCGGAACCGGCCGATGCCGGGGACGGCGAGCGCGTAGTCGGCCTCGTTGGTGGCGCTGAAGTGCGCCTCGACGTCCGCGGGCATGGTCTCGCGGACCAGCTCCTCGACCTGCTCGGCGGTCAGCGGGTCCACCTGCAGCGGGACCAGCGACCCCGAGATGCGGATCCGCGGCGGGCTGCCGACCTTCACGTGCAGGTCGGAGCCGCGGTTGACCACGACGGCCTGGAGGAAGGGCGCGATCCGCAACGGGGTCGCGCTCGGATCCCGGGGGCTGCTCACGGCCCCTTGTGTACCACGTCGGCGTTGTCGTCGGTCCAGGTGCGGCGGGATCGGCGGGCGGTTTCCCCGGTTCACCGGGGATGTTGGAACTTCTGGCCCGAAGTTTCGGGTCAACAGTTCCGGTATCCCCGGTGAACCGGGGAAACCGACCCTCCGGTGAGGGCGGTCTGGCGCGGGCGCCACCGGTGCGGGACGTACGGCGGGCGCGGCAGCGAAAACCTCCGCGAACACGTCAAGTGGGCGGCTCGAGCGACCGATGACTCGGGTGACGCACTGCGCCCATCCCCCACGCCGTCATCTCGAGGAATCCATGTCACGCACCCTGGTCGGACTGGACATCGGCAGCTCCGGTGTCCGCGCCGCCGAGTTCGTCCCCGGACGCCGCCGTCCCACGCTGCGGCGGTTCGCGCAGCTCCCGCTGCCGTCCGGCGTGGTCCGGGCCGGCGTGGTCGCCGACGGTGAGGCGCTGACCGAGGCGCTGAAGGAGCTCTGGTCGAAGGGCAAGTTCGGCTCCCGCAACGTCGCCCTCGGCGTCGCGAACGCAGGTGTCCTGGTGCGCCAGCTCGACCTCGACTGGATGCCGCCGGCGGACTTCCGCAAGGCACTGCGCTACCAGGTCCAGGACGTGCTGCCGTTCTCGGTCGACGAGGCGAACCTCGACCACCACCTGCTCGAGGAGCTCGACGTCGTCGGCGAGGACGGTACGGCGCGCCGGGTCGCCCGGATCCTCCTCGTCGCCGCCTCCCGGGACATGGTCGACGCCTTCGTCGACTCCGCCCGCCGGGCCCGCCTGCGGATCCAGACCGTCGACCTGCTGCCGTTCGCGCTGCTGCGCGCCCGGACCCCGATGGTGCAGGACGGGCCCGCGGTGACCGAGGCGATCGTCGACGTCGGCTCCGACGTGGTGTCGGTCGTCGTGCACACCGCGGGCGTCCCACGCTACGTCCGGATGATCCCCGGCGTCGGCGGCGACTCGATCACGGCGGCCGTCCAGGAGCGGTACGACTGGACCTGGGAGGACGCCGAGCGGACCAAGGTGTACGTCGGCCTCCCCGGCCACGCGCACCTCGACCCGAGCCAGGCCACCGCGCTGAGCCCGCGCACCGACGGCCTCGACCACGCGGCCCAGCAGGTCGTCGACGCGGCCGCCCGCGGCTTGGCCGAGGAGATCAGCACGACCCTGGACTTCTACCGCGACTCCGCCGCCGACCAGGCCGCGCAGGCCGAGCCCGCCGGGGACGCCGAGGCCCGCACCGCGGGCCCCGTCGGCCGGGTGCTGCTCACCGGCTCCGGCGCCGCGCTGGGCGGGTTCGCGGAACTGCTCGGCCAGCGGCTCGCCGTACCCGTGGACCGCCTCGACGCGCTCGCCGGCGTCCGCGCCCCCGGCCGGCTC encodes:
- a CDS encoding type IV pilus twitching motility protein PilT translates to MSSPRDPSATPLRIAPFLQAVVVNRGSDLHVKVGSPPRIRISGSLVPLQVDPLTAEQVEELVRETMPADVEAHFSATNEADYALAVPGIGRFRVNAFRSRGAVGCVLRLVGDEPRSLADLALPEVIHRLALEPRGLVLVTGPTGSGKTTTLAAMVDAINEARPVHILTIEDPIEVIHRDKLAAVNQRELGTDTADWAVALRAAMRQDPDVILIGEMRDPDTVRAALAAAETGHFVMSTLHTTDAKETVNRIIDFFPPHEQKQVRLGLAGSLRGIVCQRLVPRADGQGRVVAMEVAVNTPRLAEAVADPDRTDTIPDIVSDGAYSGMQTFDQHLVRLVLDGSVSVPDAKLVSSNTHDFSVMLKRAGVDPALVDAEPPR
- the pilM gene encoding type IV pilus assembly protein PilM, producing MSRTLVGLDIGSSGVRAAEFVPGRRRPTLRRFAQLPLPSGVVRAGVVADGEALTEALKELWSKGKFGSRNVALGVANAGVLVRQLDLDWMPPADFRKALRYQVQDVLPFSVDEANLDHHLLEELDVVGEDGTARRVARILLVAASRDMVDAFVDSARRARLRIQTVDLLPFALLRARTPMVQDGPAVTEAIVDVGSDVVSVVVHTAGVPRYVRMIPGVGGDSITAAVQERYDWTWEDAERTKVYVGLPGHAHLDPSQATALSPRTDGLDHAAQQVVDAAARGLAEEISTTLDFYRDSAADQAAQAEPAGDAEARTAGPVGRVLLTGSGAALGGFAELLGQRLAVPVDRLDALAGVRAPGRLRLADADLPALAVPAGLCVGAAR